One region of Bombus affinis isolate iyBomAffi1 chromosome 3, iyBomAffi1.2, whole genome shotgun sequence genomic DNA includes:
- the LOC126914590 gene encoding venom protease-like gives MTGFDILFACFVLIRLLDPLVHTVSAQECITPDNQEGTCLHFRRCQPLQEIQQTQDHAATDFFRQSQCPSDDNDQIYCCPNNPNKQKRGLLISFETKYKYRALRPPYCGFSNATHTRVVGGKPAKLGAWPWIVALGFHNYTHPWEDPEWYCGGSLISARHVLTAAHCAILNSLYVVRIGDLNLKRDDDGAHPIQMGFESKLIHPNYIDGQHSHDIAILKLERDVPFSEYIRPICLPLEESLRNNNFEGYHPFVAGWGRLEFDGPYSDVLMEVQVPVVRNAECKTAYSKFRNAPITDGMICAGYAQGGKDACTGDSGGPLTIPRRFTYYQIGIVSFGYNCALPMYPGVYTRVTPYLDSFILPALE, from the exons ATGACAGGCTTCGATATATTGTTCGCATGTTTCGTGTTAATTAGATTGCTGGATCCATTAGTTCATACTGTGTCTGCTCAAG AATGTATCACACCGGACAATCAGGAAGGCACGTGCCTCCACTTCAGAAGATGTCAGCCTCTGCAAGAAATACAACAGACACAGGACCATGCAGCCACCGACTTTTTTAGACAATCACAGTGCCCATCCGATGACAATGATCAGATCTATTGTTGTCCGAACAATCCAAACAAACAAAAGAGGGGACTTTTGATTTCTTTTGAAACTAAGTATAAGTATAGGGCATTGCGACCACCATACTGTGGTTTTAGTAACGCTACGCATACCAGAGTGGTTGGTGGTAAACCAGCGAAGCTTG GTGCTTGGCCATGGATCGTTGCATTAGGCTTTCATAATTACACACACCCATGGGAGGATCCGGAATGGTATTGCGGAGGTTCCCTGATATCGGCTAGGCATGTTTTGACCGCAGCACATTGTGCAATACTCAATAGTTTGTACGTGGTTCGAATCGGGGACTTAAATCTGAAACGAGATGACGACGGAGCGCATCCTATTCAAATGGGATTCGAATCTAAACTAATTCATCCTAATTATATTGACGGACAACACTCCCATGATATCGCTATTCTTAAATTGGAGAGAGATGTACCATTTTCGG AGTACATACGTCCCATTTGTCTCCCCCTAGAAGAGTCCCTTCGAAATAACAACTTCGAGGGTTACCATCCTTTCGTTGCCGGATGGGGAAGATTAGAATTTG ACGgaccatatagtgatgtattAATGGAAGTACAAGTACCAGTGGTTAGGAATGCCGAATGCAAGACAGCATATTCCAAATTTCGTAATGCACCTATCACTGATGGCATGATATGCGCCGGATATGCTCAGGGTGGAAAGGATGCTTGTACG GGTGACAGCGGCGGGCCACTGACAATACCACGGCGATTTACCTACTATCAGATAGGTATTGTGTCCTTTGGTTATAACTGCGCTTTACCTATGTACCCTGGCGTTTACACTAGGGTCACGCCCTACCTCGACAGCTTTATTCTCCCAGCGTTGGAATAA
- the LOC126914587 gene encoding venom protease-like isoform X2, translating into MTGFDILFACFVLIRLLDPLVHTVSAQECITPDNQEGTCLHFRRCQPLQEIQQTQDHAATDFFRQSLCPSDDNDQIYCCPNNPNKQKRGLLISFETKYKYRALRPPYCGFSNATHTRVVGGKPAKLGAWPWIVALGFHNYTHPWEDPEWHCGGSLISARHVLTAAHCAILNSLYVVRIGDLNLKRDDDGAHPIQMGFESKLIHPNYIDGQHSHDIAILKLERDVRFSEYIRPICLPLEESLRNNNFEGYHPFVAGWGRLEFDGPYSDVLMEVQVPVVRNTECKTAYSKFRNAPITGGMICAGYAQGGKDACTGDSGGPLTIPRRFTYYQIGIVSFGYNCALPTYPGVYTRVTPYLDSFILPALE; encoded by the exons ATGACAGGCTTCGATATATTGTTCGCATGTTTCGTGTTAATTAGATTGCTGGATCCATTAGTTCATACTGTGTCTGCTCAAG AATGTATCACACCGGACAATCAGGAAGGCACGTGCCTCCACTTCAGAAGATGTCAGCCTCTGCAAGAAATACAACAGACACAGGACCATGCAGCCACCGACTTTTTTAGACAATCACTGTGCCCATCCGATGACAATGATCAGATCTATTGTTGTCCGAACAATCCAAACAAACAAAAGAGGGGACTTTTGATTTCTTTTGAAACTAAGTATAAGTATAGGGCATTGCGACCACCATACTGTGGTTTTAGTAACGCTACGCATACCAGAGTGGTTGGTGGTAAACCAGCGAAGCTTG GTGCTTGGCCATGGATCGTTGCATTAGGCTTTCATAATTACACACACCCATGGGAGGATCCGGAATGGCATTGCGGAGGTTCCCTGATATCGGCTAGGCATGTTTTGACCGCAGCACATTGTGCAATACTCAATAGTTTGTACGTGGTTCGAATCGGGGACTTAAATCTGAAACGAGATGACGACGGAGCGCATCCTATTCAAATGGGATTCGAATCTAAACTAATTCATCCTAATTATATTGACGGACAACACTCCCATGATATCGCTATTCTTAAATTGGAGAGAGATGTACGATTTTCGG AGTACATACGTCCCATTTGTCTCCCCCTAGAAGAGTCCCTTCGAAATAACAACTTCGAGGGTTACCATCCTTTCGTTGCCGGATGGGGAAGATTAGAATTTG ACGgaccatatagtgatgtattAATGGAAGTACAAGTACCAGTGGTTAGGAATACCGAATGCAAGACAGCATATTCCAAATTTCGTAATGCACCTATCACTGGTGGCATGATATGCGCCGGATATGCTCAGGGTGGAAAGGATGCTTGTACG GGTGACAGCGGCGGACCACTGACAATACCACGGCGATTCACCTACTATCAGATAGGTATTGTGTCCTTTGGTTATAACTGCGCTTTACCTACGTATCCTGGCGTTTACACTAGGGTCACGCCCTACCTCGACAGCTTTATTCTCCCAGCGTTAGAATAA
- the LOC126914602 gene encoding venom protease-like isoform X1 yields the protein MMRSMTGFKILFACLALIVLLHASVQAGRTKATSNVPLRPPHCGFSNVTHTRVVGGRPAKLGAWPWIAAVGFRNCSNPHWVTQWLCGGTLISTRHVLTAAHCADDDDLYVVRIGDLNLKRDDDGAHPIQIEVDSKLIHPDYSSESNNNDIAILKLKQDVPFSEYIYPICLPIEKSLRNKNFVGYNPFIAGWGALRFDEPYTNALMELQLPVVTNAVCEKAYEEFDVTITNKEICAGGDPRGGKDACGADSGGPLMIPQQFTYYQIGVVSSGHNCGVPDYPGIYSRVTSYLDDFIIPVLQNY from the exons GTCAATGACTGGCTTCAAGATACTGTTCGCATGTTTGGCGTTAATTGTTCTCCTGCATGCATCGGTTCAAGCGGGGCGCACTAAAG cAACCTCGAATGTGCCCTTGCGTCCACCACACTGTGGTTTCAGCAACGTTACGCATACCAGGGTGGTTGGTGGTAGACCAGCTAAGCTTG GTGCCTGGCCATGGATCGCTGCAGTAGGTTTCCGTAACTGCTCAAACCCACATTGGGTAACACAATGGCTGTGCGGAGGTACCCTAATATCGACTAGGCATGTTTTGACCGCAGCACATTGTGCAGATGACGATGATTTGTACGTGGTTCGTATCGGGGACTTAAATCTAAAACGAGATGACGACGGAGCGCATCCTATTCAAATAGAAGTCGACTCTAAACTAATACATCCCGATTATTCTTCCGAGTCGAACAATAATGATATTGCTATTCTTAAACTGAAGCAAGATGTTCCATTTTCGG agTACATATATCCCATTTGTCTCCCCATAGAGAAATCCCTTCGAAATAAAAACTTCGTGGGCTATAATCCCTTCATTGCTGGATGGGGAGCATTAAGATTTG ATGAACCATATACTAACGCATTAATGGAACTACAACTGCCAGTGGTTACCAACGCCGTATGCGAGAAAGCTTATGAGGAGTTTGACGTAACTATTACCAATAAAGAAATATGCGCCGGCGGAGACCCTCGGGGTGGAAAGGATGCTTGTGGA GCTGACAGCGGAGGACCACTGATGATACCACAGCAATTCACCTACTATCAAATAGGTGTTGTGTCATCTGGTCATAACTGCGGCGTACCTGATTATCCGGGCATTTACTCTAGAGTCACGTCGTACCTCGACGACTTCATTATCCCAgtgttgcaaaattattag
- the LOC126914602 gene encoding venom protease-like isoform X2, translating into MMRSMTGFKILFACLALIVLLHASVQAGRTKATSNVPLRPPHCGFSNVTHTRVVGGRPAKLGAWPWIAAVGFRNCSNPHWVTQWLCGGTLISTRHVLTAAHCADDDDLYVVRIGDLNLKRDDDGAHPIQIEVDSKLIHPDYSSESNNNDIAILKLKQDVPFSEYIYPICLPIEKSLRNKNFVGYNPFIAGWGALRFDEPYTNALMELQLPVVTNAVCEKAYEEFDVTITNKEICAGGDPRGGKDACGADSGGPLMIPQQFTYYQIGVVSSGHNCGVPDYPGIYSRVTSYLDDFIIPVLQNY; encoded by the exons ATGATGAG GTCAATGACTGGCTTCAAGATACTGTTCGCATGTTTGGCGTTAATTGTTCTCCTGCATGCATCGGTTCAAGCGGGGCGCACTAAAG cAACCTCGAATGTGCCCTTGCGTCCACCACACTGTGGTTTCAGCAACGTTACGCATACCAGGGTGGTTGGTGGTAGACCAGCTAAGCTTG GTGCCTGGCCATGGATCGCTGCAGTAGGTTTCCGTAACTGCTCAAACCCACATTGGGTAACACAATGGCTGTGCGGAGGTACCCTAATATCGACTAGGCATGTTTTGACCGCAGCACATTGTGCAGATGACGATGATTTGTACGTGGTTCGTATCGGGGACTTAAATCTAAAACGAGATGACGACGGAGCGCATCCTATTCAAATAGAAGTCGACTCTAAACTAATACATCCCGATTATTCTTCCGAGTCGAACAATAATGATATTGCTATTCTTAAACTGAAGCAAGATGTTCCATTTTCGG agTACATATATCCCATTTGTCTCCCCATAGAGAAATCCCTTCGAAATAAAAACTTCGTGGGCTATAATCCCTTCATTGCTGGATGGGGAGCATTAAGATTTG ATGAACCATATACTAACGCATTAATGGAACTACAACTGCCAGTGGTTACCAACGCCGTATGCGAGAAAGCTTATGAGGAGTTTGACGTAACTATTACCAATAAAGAAATATGCGCCGGCGGAGACCCTCGGGGTGGAAAGGATGCTTGTGGA GCTGACAGCGGAGGACCACTGATGATACCACAGCAATTCACCTACTATCAAATAGGTGTTGTGTCATCTGGTCATAACTGCGGCGTACCTGATTATCCGGGCATTTACTCTAGAGTCACGTCGTACCTCGACGACTTCATTATCCCAgtgttgcaaaattattag